In Clostridium sporogenes, one genomic interval encodes:
- a CDS encoding F0F1 ATP synthase subunit delta, with protein MYEYLDRRYALALYEIAEQNNKVDEYLKDLRDVVNVITNNEDILNVLKHPEISTSRKKDIFTEIFKDKVDDEILSFLLVLIDKDRILYLREKLKELEKIYLEKNNMILANVKTVIPLLKEEKEELIKKLENKYNKTIILEEELDKNILGGVYVRVGDDVLDGTLSTKLKDIKKMMLKRE; from the coding sequence ATGTATGAATATTTAGATAGGAGATATGCTCTAGCTCTTTATGAAATAGCAGAACAGAACAATAAAGTAGATGAATATTTAAAAGATCTAAGAGATGTAGTAAATGTAATAACAAATAACGAAGATATTTTAAATGTACTAAAGCATCCAGAAATAAGCACTTCTAGAAAGAAAGATATATTTACTGAAATATTTAAAGATAAAGTAGACGATGAAATTTTATCATTTTTATTAGTATTAATAGATAAAGATAGAATTTTGTACTTAAGAGAAAAGCTAAAAGAATTGGAAAAAATATATCTAGAAAAGAATAACATGATTTTAGCTAATGTTAAAACTGTAATTCCACTATTAAAAGAAGAAAAAGAAGAATTAATAAAAAAATTAGAAAATAAATATAATAAAACAATAATATTAGAAGAAGAATTAGATAAAAACATACTTGGTGGAGTATATGTAAGAGTTGGAGACGACGTTTTAGACGGTACTCTAAGTACAAAATTAAAAGACATAAAAAAAATGATGCTCAAAAGAGAATAG
- a CDS encoding F0F1 ATP synthase subunit B produces MEISIPQVIASILNFIILLLILKHFWFDKITAVVDSRQNEIITKIEDADKNQKIALDLKEKNQLELSNAKKQGKTIVEDYKSKAETVYEDIVKEAHEEADRIIERSRLEAERQKKNAEDEIRTEAVELAVLVSSKALEKTIDDLEHRRLIKDFISKVGI; encoded by the coding sequence ATGGAAATAAGCATTCCGCAAGTCATAGCTTCAATATTAAATTTTATTATACTGCTTTTAATATTAAAACATTTTTGGTTTGATAAAATAACTGCTGTAGTTGATTCAAGACAAAACGAAATAATAACTAAAATAGAAGATGCAGATAAAAATCAAAAAATAGCATTAGATCTAAAAGAAAAAAATCAATTAGAACTAAGCAATGCAAAAAAACAAGGTAAGACTATAGTAGAAGATTATAAATCAAAAGCTGAAACAGTATATGAGGATATTGTTAAAGAAGCTCATGAAGAAGCAGATAGAATAATAGAAAGATCAAGATTAGAAGCGGAAAGACAAAAGAAAAATGCAGAAGATGAAATAAGGACAGAAGCAGTAGAACTTGCTGTATTAGTTTCTTCTAAAGCATTAGAAAAAACTATAGATGATCTTGAGCATAGAAGACTTATAAAGGATTTTATAAGTAAGGTAGGTATATAG
- the atpE gene encoding ATP synthase F0 subunit C: MDPKAFVSGMAALGAGIAALACIGAGIGTGNATGKAVEGVSRQPEASGKIMSTLLIGSAFSEATAIYGLIVALILISKVV; encoded by the coding sequence ATGGATCCAAAAGCATTTGTATCAGGAATGGCGGCTTTAGGAGCAGGAATAGCAGCATTAGCTTGTATAGGAGCAGGTATAGGAACAGGTAATGCTACAGGAAAGGCAGTAGAAGGAGTTTCAAGACAACCAGAAGCAAGTGGTAAGATCATGAGTACTCTTCTTATAGGTAGTGCCTTTTCAGAAGCAACAGCAATTTATGGATTAATAGTAGCATTAATTTTAATATCTAAGGTAGTTTAA
- a CDS encoding F0F1 ATP synthase subunit A, with protein MEKILPLFYINLFGYKFGITSTLITQWVIIAIISLMSIILTRNLKKVPDKKQTIMEIMLNSVRGLVNENMGPEFKKFVPYVGTLMIYLLFMNLMGLLGLKPPTLDLSLVAGIAAISFIVIQGYAIKKSGTIHYLSGYGKPYLFLLPLNILERIMLPVSLSLRLFGNMTAAVLIMDLVYSALSGVSSFAQLVIPIPFHIYFDLFDGTIQMFIFVMLTMINIKVISEH; from the coding sequence TTGGAAAAGATTTTACCATTATTTTATATTAATTTATTTGGATATAAATTTGGTATTACTTCAACTTTGATAACTCAATGGGTAATTATTGCAATAATATCTTTAATGAGCATTATATTGACAAGAAATCTAAAGAAAGTTCCAGATAAGAAACAAACAATTATGGAAATAATGTTAAATTCCGTTAGAGGTTTAGTTAATGAAAATATGGGACCAGAATTCAAAAAATTTGTCCCATATGTAGGAACGTTAATGATATACCTACTGTTTATGAATTTAATGGGATTATTAGGTTTAAAACCACCAACTTTAGATTTAAGTCTAGTGGCAGGAATCGCAGCAATATCATTTATAGTAATACAAGGATACGCCATAAAGAAAAGTGGAACAATACATTATTTGTCAGGATATGGGAAACCGTATTTGTTTTTATTACCTTTAAATATATTGGAAAGGATTATGTTACCAGTATCTTTAAGTCTAAGATTATTTGGTAATATGACTGCAGCAGTACTTATTATGGACTTGGTTTATTCAGCTTTATCTGGAGTAAGTTCTTTTGCACAATTGGTAATACCTATTCCATTCCATATATATTTTGATTTGTTTGATGGAACAATTCAAATGTTTATATTTGTTATGTTAACTATGATTAATATAAAAGTAATATCAGAACATTAA
- a CDS encoding ATP synthase subunit I yields the protein MIAEIKKMISKIIIFNIIIGTIFFITISFIFNIRYSFYFLIGLILSNVNLFINAKITNMVVVKNKSPIFSMLSFFIRIIAVCVIGLVLSKNNTKNIIPFLLGYSSNFISIIFYGTNLGKNEV from the coding sequence TTGATAGCAGAAATTAAAAAAATGATTTCTAAAATAATAATATTTAATATTATTATAGGAACAATTTTTTTTATTACTATTAGTTTTATTTTTAATATTAGATATAGTTTTTATTTTTTAATAGGATTAATATTATCTAATGTTAACCTGTTTATAAATGCTAAAATTACTAATATGGTAGTAGTAAAAAATAAAAGTCCTATATTTTCTATGCTAAGTTTTTTTATTAGAATTATTGCCGTGTGTGTAATAGGCTTAGTATTGTCTAAAAACAATACAAAAAATATTATTCCTTTTTTACTTGGATATAGTTCAAATTTTATATCTATAATATTTTATGGAACAAATTTAGGTAAAAATGAAGTATAA
- the wecB gene encoding non-hydrolyzing UDP-N-acetylglucosamine 2-epimerase: MDKIKTITIFGTRPEAIKMAPLVKELEKREEIENRVCVTAQHREMLDQVLELFNIKPDFDLNIMKSKQSLTGITTRVLEGLEEIFEKEKPNLILVHGDTTTTFAGALAGFYKQIKVGHVEAGLRTFDKYFPFPEEMNRKLTGSIADLNFAPTVGSKNNLLREAIDEESIFVTGNTVIDAMEFTVEQDYIFENEDLNKIDYKNKKVIMVTAHRRENWGEGIENICNALKTIIEKYKDVEIVYLVHLNPVVRDTVYSILGDLERVHLLDPLDTKETHNLMNKCYMLMTDSGGLQEEAPHLGKPVLVLRDVTERPEAVKVGTVKLVGTDKEVITKEASDLIENKQKYDIMSKAINPYGDGKASTRIVDSILYYFDKIEKRPEEFHANK; this comes from the coding sequence GTGGATAAGATAAAAACTATTACTATATTTGGAACCAGACCAGAAGCTATAAAAATGGCACCTTTAGTTAAAGAACTAGAAAAAAGAGAAGAAATAGAAAATAGGGTATGTGTGACAGCACAACATAGAGAAATGTTAGATCAAGTTTTAGAATTATTTAATATAAAACCAGATTTTGATCTTAATATAATGAAATCAAAACAAAGTCTTACAGGTATAACTACAAGAGTGTTAGAAGGATTAGAAGAAATTTTTGAAAAAGAAAAACCTAATTTAATATTAGTTCATGGTGACACAACTACAACTTTTGCAGGAGCCTTAGCAGGTTTTTATAAGCAAATAAAGGTAGGGCATGTAGAAGCTGGATTAAGAACTTTTGATAAGTACTTTCCTTTCCCAGAGGAGATGAATAGAAAACTTACAGGAAGCATAGCAGATTTAAATTTTGCTCCTACTGTAGGGTCTAAAAATAATTTATTAAGAGAGGCTATAGATGAAGAAAGTATATTTGTGACAGGAAATACAGTTATAGATGCTATGGAGTTTACTGTAGAACAAGATTACATTTTTGAAAATGAAGATTTAAATAAAATAGATTATAAAAATAAAAAAGTAATAATGGTTACAGCTCATAGAAGAGAAAATTGGGGAGAAGGTATAGAAAATATATGTAATGCATTAAAAACTATAATAGAAAAATACAAGGATGTAGAGATTGTATATTTAGTTCACCTAAACCCAGTGGTAAGAGATACAGTTTATAGTATTTTAGGGGATTTAGAAAGAGTACATTTATTAGATCCATTAGATACAAAAGAAACACATAATTTAATGAATAAATGTTATATGTTAATGACAGATTCAGGTGGACTTCAAGAAGAAGCACCTCACTTAGGTAAGCCCGTCTTAGTACTAAGAGATGTAACGGAAAGACCAGAAGCTGTAAAAGTAGGAACAGTTAAGCTTGTGGGGACAGATAAGGAAGTTATAACTAAAGAAGCCTCCGATTTAATAGAAAACAAACAAAAATATGATATTATGAGCAAAGCTATAAATCCATATGGGGATGGTAAGGCATCAACTAGAATAGTGGATAGTATATTATATTATTTTGATAAGATAGAAAAGAGACCAGAAGAATTTCACGCTAATAAATAA
- a CDS encoding MraY family glycosyltransferase, whose product MDTKLYIIGAITAIVLSVILTPIVRKAAFILGVVDIPKDERKIHKKPIPLLGGIAIYISFVVALILKKGPLTLEEIGIILGSTVIVMGGFIDDKYDISPIKKIAFQLAAAICLIMCGLKIQFITNPFDQATLYVGLHALAIPITILWVIGITNALNLIDGLDGLAAGVALISCITMFVIAVLNQRWEAAILTSILSGSILGFLPYNFNPASIFMGDTGSQLLGFLLAAISIEGAIKSATAFAIVVPILALGLPIYDTLFAMIRRKINGKPIMQADRGHLHHRLLDMGLTQRQAVIIMYLISAVLGSFAIIAMQISNQKSYFLLTAIMLALILIAWKCGFFSHKE is encoded by the coding sequence ATGGATACAAAATTATACATAATTGGAGCTATTACAGCTATAGTGCTATCAGTTATTTTAACACCTATAGTAAGAAAAGCTGCATTTATACTAGGTGTAGTAGATATACCTAAGGATGAAAGAAAAATTCATAAAAAACCTATACCACTTTTAGGTGGTATAGCAATATACATATCTTTTGTAGTTGCCTTGATATTAAAAAAAGGTCCTCTAACTTTAGAAGAAATAGGAATAATATTAGGATCTACTGTTATAGTTATGGGTGGATTTATTGATGATAAGTATGATATTTCTCCTATAAAAAAGATTGCATTTCAATTAGCTGCAGCTATTTGTTTAATAATGTGTGGATTAAAAATACAATTTATAACTAATCCTTTTGATCAAGCTACATTATATGTGGGATTGCATGCTTTGGCTATACCTATAACTATATTATGGGTCATAGGTATAACTAATGCTTTAAATTTGATAGATGGGCTTGATGGATTGGCAGCAGGAGTTGCATTAATTTCATGTATTACAATGTTTGTAATAGCTGTTTTAAATCAAAGATGGGAAGCAGCTATATTAACTAGTATATTAAGTGGTTCTATATTAGGATTCTTGCCTTATAACTTTAATCCAGCATCCATATTTATGGGGGATACTGGATCCCAACTTTTAGGGTTTTTGCTAGCAGCTATATCTATAGAGGGAGCTATTAAATCTGCCACAGCTTTTGCTATAGTTGTACCAATATTAGCATTAGGATTACCTATATATGACACATTATTTGCTATGATTAGAAGAAAAATAAATGGAAAACCAATAATGCAAGCAGACAGAGGTCATCTTCATCATAGGCTTTTAGATATGGGATTAACTCAACGTCAAGCAGTTATAATAATGTATTTAATAAGTGCTGTATTAGGAAGCTTTGCTATAATAGCTATGCAAATAAGTAATCAAAAGTCATATTTTTTGCTTACAGCAATAATGTTAGCTCTTATATTAATAGCATGGAAATGTGGATTTTTTAGTCATAAAGAATGA
- a CDS encoding deoxycytidylate deaminase, whose protein sequence is MDRVDKNNYYLDICETILERGTCLRRNFAAIIVKNDEIMATGYAGAPRGRKNCCDLGYCKREELKVPRGTRYELCRSVHAEQNAIISARRQDMIASTMYLVGKEYNTGKYVANAGPCSLCKRFIINSGIDKVVIRDSKEKFRIIQVEEWIENDDSLDGDGSY, encoded by the coding sequence ATGGATAGAGTAGATAAGAATAATTATTATTTAGATATATGTGAGACTATTTTAGAAAGAGGCACATGCCTTAGAAGAAACTTTGCTGCTATAATAGTTAAGAATGATGAGATAATGGCAACAGGTTATGCAGGAGCACCTAGGGGAAGAAAAAATTGTTGTGATTTAGGATATTGTAAAAGGGAAGAGCTAAAGGTACCTCGAGGTACTAGATATGAACTTTGCAGGTCTGTTCATGCAGAACAGAATGCTATCATATCTGCTAGAAGACAAGATATGATAGCATCAACTATGTATTTAGTTGGTAAAGAATATAATACTGGTAAATATGTAGCCAATGCGGGGCCTTGTTCTCTTTGTAAAAGATTTATAATAAATTCGGGTATTGATAAAGTAGTTATAAGAGATTCAAAAGAAAAATTTAGAATCATACAGGTTGAGGAATGGATAGAAAATGATGATTCATTAGATGGTGATGGATCCTATTAA
- the upp gene encoding uracil phosphoribosyltransferase produces the protein MSKVTQIGHPLILHKLALIRDKNTGSKDFRELVEEVAMLMAYEVTRDLQLKEVEIETPICKTKCKMLSGKKVAIVPILRAGLGMVGGMTSLIPAAKVGHIGLYRDEETLKPVEYFCKLPQDIGDRDVIVTDPMLATGGSAKDAITLLKQKGAKHIRLMCLVAAPEGIKEVMDEHPDVDIYVASVDEKLNEKGYVVPGLGDAGDRLYGTK, from the coding sequence ATGAGTAAAGTAACACAAATAGGACATCCATTAATTCTTCATAAATTAGCCTTAATTAGAGATAAAAATACTGGTTCTAAAGATTTTAGAGAGTTAGTAGAAGAAGTAGCTATGCTTATGGCTTATGAAGTTACAAGGGATTTACAATTAAAGGAAGTAGAAATAGAAACTCCTATATGTAAAACAAAATGCAAAATGTTATCAGGTAAAAAAGTAGCAATAGTTCCAATATTAAGAGCAGGCTTAGGCATGGTTGGTGGCATGACTAGTTTAATACCAGCAGCAAAAGTCGGACATATAGGACTTTACCGTGATGAGGAAACTTTAAAACCTGTAGAATATTTCTGTAAATTACCTCAAGATATTGGTGATAGAGATGTAATTGTTACAGATCCAATGCTTGCTACAGGAGGATCTGCAAAAGATGCAATAACATTATTAAAACAAAAAGGAGCAAAACATATAAGATTAATGTGTCTTGTGGCAGCTCCAGAAGGAATTAAAGAAGTTATGGACGAACATCCAGATGTAGACATATATGTAGCTTCTGTAGATGAAAAACTTAATGAAAAAGGCTATGTAGTTCCAGGCTTAGGAGATGCAGGAGACAGACTATACGGAACAAAATAA
- the rpiB gene encoding ribose 5-phosphate isomerase B gives MKIALGSDHAGLPLKNEIIKHLEGKGIEIKDFGTYTEESCDYPDYAQKVAEKVVAKEFDFGILVCGTGIGISIAANKVKGVRAALCSDTFSAHACREHNNANILALGQRVVGVGLALDIVDNFLNAKFQGGRHENRVNKMMGIEK, from the coding sequence ATGAAAATAGCTTTAGGAAGTGATCATGCAGGATTACCTTTGAAAAATGAAATAATAAAACATTTAGAAGGTAAGGGAATAGAAATAAAAGACTTTGGTACATATACAGAAGAATCCTGTGATTATCCAGATTATGCACAAAAAGTTGCAGAAAAGGTTGTAGCTAAAGAATTTGATTTTGGAATATTAGTATGTGGAACAGGTATAGGTATAAGTATAGCTGCTAATAAAGTCAAAGGAGTTAGAGCAGCTTTGTGTAGTGACACTTTTAGTGCTCATGCATGCAGAGAACATAACAATGCTAATATATTAGCTCTAGGCCAAAGAGTTGTAGGTGTAGGGTTAGCATTAGATATAGTAGATAATTTTTTAAATGCTAAATTCCAAGGTGGAAGGCATGAAAACAGAGTCAACAAAATGATGGGAATAGAAAAATAA
- a CDS encoding low molecular weight protein arginine phosphatase, with protein sequence MNILFVCTGNTCRSFMAEAIFNSLNDMEEITAKSAGIAVVPGSVSSGNACKIINEDINIDLSNREAVQLDEEILDQSDLILTMTYSAKDLLSNLSQEDSDRIFCITEYVGQKGEILDPFGGDIEVYKSTYEQLKNIILLLLKKLKEDRQN encoded by the coding sequence ATGAATATATTATTTGTTTGTACAGGAAATACCTGTAGAAGTTTTATGGCAGAAGCTATATTTAATTCTTTAAATGATATGGAAGAAATAACTGCTAAATCAGCAGGTATAGCTGTGGTGCCTGGAAGTGTTTCATCAGGTAATGCTTGTAAAATAATTAATGAAGATATTAATATAGACCTATCTAATAGAGAAGCAGTTCAATTAGATGAAGAAATATTAGACCAATCAGATCTAATATTAACTATGACATATTCAGCTAAAGATTTATTATCCAATCTATCTCAGGAGGATAGTGATAGGATTTTTTGTATAACTGAATATGTAGGACAAAAAGGTGAGATTTTAGATCCTTTTGGTGGAGATATAGAAGTTTATAAAAGTACTTATGAACAATTAAAAAATATCATTTTATTATTATTAAAAAAATTAAAAGAAGATAGACAAAACTAA
- a CDS encoding L-threonylcarbamoyladenylate synthase, which yields MKTKVVRLDENNIDEHVISKAGNILRQGGLVVFPTETVYGLGANALDKDAVKKIFEAKGRPQDNPLIVHISKVKDIEKLVEKIPPIAQKLMDKFWPGPMTIILKKRDIIPNETSAGLDSIGIRMPSNKIAMELISMAGVPIAAPSANLSGKPSPTDLETCIEDLDGRVNAILGGDNSEVGVESTVIDCTIDPPCILRPGGITLEMLKEVDSNIYIDPAIMKKPDKELRPKAPGMKYRHYAPKAPLKIIKGDLNKTIEKINEMVQNYIDAEKKVGIIATDETIDNYKKGEVVSIGSRKDLNTIAHNLFYVLRTFDEKNVDLILSEAFEEKDMGVAIMNRLKKSAGYDIINLD from the coding sequence ATGAAAACAAAAGTTGTGAGATTAGATGAAAACAATATAGATGAGCATGTCATAAGTAAGGCTGGAAATATATTGAGACAAGGTGGGCTTGTAGTATTTCCTACAGAAACTGTATATGGATTAGGAGCTAATGCTTTAGATAAAGATGCAGTAAAAAAAATATTTGAAGCAAAAGGTAGACCACAGGATAACCCTTTAATAGTTCATATTTCTAAGGTAAAAGATATAGAGAAATTAGTTGAAAAAATACCACCTATAGCTCAAAAATTAATGGATAAATTTTGGCCTGGACCTATGACTATAATATTAAAGAAAAGAGATATAATACCAAACGAAACTAGTGCAGGCTTAGATAGTATAGGAATTAGGATGCCATCTAATAAAATAGCCATGGAACTTATTTCTATGGCAGGTGTACCTATAGCTGCACCTTCAGCAAATTTATCAGGGAAACCTAGCCCAACAGATTTAGAAACCTGTATAGAGGATTTAGATGGTAGGGTAAATGCAATATTAGGTGGGGATAATTCTGAAGTAGGTGTTGAATCCACCGTAATAGATTGTACAATTGATCCACCTTGTATTTTAAGGCCTGGTGGAATAACATTAGAAATGTTAAAAGAAGTAGATTCTAATATATATATTGATCCAGCTATAATGAAAAAGCCAGATAAAGAATTGAGACCAAAGGCTCCAGGTATGAAATATAGACATTATGCACCAAAGGCTCCATTAAAAATAATTAAAGGGGATTTAAATAAAACTATTGAAAAAATTAATGAAATGGTGCAAAATTATATAGATGCAGAAAAGAAGGTTGGAATTATTGCTACAGATGAAACTATAGACAATTATAAAAAAGGTGAGGTGGTTTCTATAGGAAGTAGAAAAGATTTAAACACCATTGCCCATAACTTGTTTTATGTTTTAAGAACCTTTGATGAGAAGAATGTAGATTTAATTTTATCTGAAGCATTTGAAGAAAAAGATATGGGAGTAGCTATAATGAATAGGCTAAAGAAGTCAGCTGGCTATGATATTATAAATTTAGATTAG
- a CDS encoding ZIP family metal transporter — protein MSKLLFIIVMGTIISLSGTMIGAIIGISLKDPSEKLLCKFMGFSAGLMLSIVIFDLIPEALNTWDCFGVLIFLVLGILIVYFIDKNTNSIDINMHKKVAFMTALGLILHNFPEGILMGVGFQAGNRLGLKMALIISIHDIPEGIAVATPLIASNEKKSKTLFYVFLTAIPTLFGVFLGSYIANISKNFLSILLSLASGIMIYVVCAEMIPESRNLGDKVTSYFYMIVGIIAGLIIIKLL, from the coding sequence TTGAGTAAACTTTTATTTATTATTGTAATGGGAACTATTATATCTTTATCAGGAACAATGATAGGAGCTATAATAGGGATATCTTTAAAAGACCCTTCTGAAAAACTTCTTTGCAAATTTATGGGCTTTTCAGCGGGACTTATGTTGTCTATAGTGATTTTTGATTTAATACCAGAAGCTTTAAATACATGGGATTGTTTTGGAGTTTTAATTTTTTTAGTACTAGGGATACTAATTGTATATTTTATTGATAAAAATACAAATAGTATAGATATAAATATGCATAAGAAGGTAGCATTTATGACGGCCCTAGGTCTTATATTGCACAATTTTCCAGAAGGTATATTAATGGGTGTTGGGTTTCAAGCAGGAAATAGATTAGGGCTGAAAATGGCACTTATTATATCCATACACGATATACCAGAAGGTATAGCGGTGGCCACTCCTTTAATAGCATCTAATGAAAAGAAGAGTAAAACTTTGTTTTATGTTTTTCTTACTGCAATTCCTACATTGTTTGGTGTATTCTTAGGTTCTTATATTGCAAATATATCTAAAAATTTTTTAAGTATACTTTTATCACTTGCTTCAGGAATAATGATTTATGTTGTATGTGCTGAAATGATTCCAGAATCAAGAAATCTAGGAGATAAGGTTACCTCATATTTTTATATGATAGTAGGCATTATAGCTGGATTGATTATAATAAAACTACTATAA
- the prfA gene encoding peptide chain release factor 1, translating to MMLERLNFIENKYEELSNKISDPSVMANQKEWQKLCKEHADLEIIVNTYREYKKAQEDLESDKEMLREESDKELREMAQEEIKELTLKLEDLERELTILLLPKDPNDDKDVFIEIRAGAGGDEAALFASNLLRMYTRYAERKNWKVETMSLNATDIGGFKEVTVAVKGKGAYSRLKYESGVHRVQRVPDTESSGRIHTSTATVAVLPEVDDVDININANDLRIDVYRASGHGGQCVNTTDSAVRITHLPTGLVVTCQDEKSQLKNKEKAMKVLKARLFEAAEAERAASIAEDRKSQVGTGDRSERIRTYNYPQGRITDHRIGLTLYKLETFLDGDIDEVIEALVTEDQAEKMKDLGRVN from the coding sequence ATAATGTTAGAAAGACTTAATTTTATAGAAAATAAATATGAAGAACTATCAAATAAAATAAGCGACCCTTCAGTTATGGCAAATCAAAAAGAATGGCAAAAACTTTGTAAAGAACATGCTGATTTAGAAATTATAGTTAATACATATAGAGAGTATAAAAAAGCACAAGAGGATTTAGAATCAGATAAAGAGATGTTAAGAGAAGAATCAGACAAAGAACTAAGAGAAATGGCACAGGAAGAAATAAAAGAGTTAACTTTAAAGTTAGAAGATTTAGAAAGAGAATTAACTATATTGTTACTACCAAAAGATCCTAACGATGATAAAGATGTATTTATAGAAATTAGAGCAGGTGCTGGTGGAGATGAAGCGGCTTTATTTGCTTCTAACTTACTAAGAATGTATACAAGATATGCAGAAAGAAAAAACTGGAAAGTAGAAACTATGAGTTTAAATGCTACAGACATAGGTGGATTTAAAGAAGTTACTGTAGCAGTTAAAGGAAAAGGAGCTTATAGTAGATTAAAATATGAAAGTGGAGTTCACAGAGTTCAAAGGGTTCCAGATACAGAATCAAGCGGCAGAATTCATACTTCTACAGCTACTGTAGCTGTGCTTCCTGAAGTAGACGATGTAGATATAAACATAAACGCTAATGACTTAAGAATCGATGTTTATAGAGCCTCAGGTCATGGTGGACAGTGTGTAAATACTACAGATTCTGCTGTAAGAATAACTCATTTACCAACAGGTCTTGTAGTTACATGCCAAGATGAAAAGTCACAATTAAAAAATAAAGAAAAAGCAATGAAGGTTTTAAAAGCTAGGTTATTTGAAGCTGCAGAAGCTGAAAGAGCAGCATCTATAGCAGAAGATAGAAAAAGTCAAGTTGGTACTGGAGATAGAAGTGAAAGAATAAGAACTTATAATTATCCTCAAGGAAGAATTACAGACCATAGAATAGGTTTAACATTATATAAATTAGAAACTTTTTTAGATGGGGATATAGATGAAGTTATAGAAGCTTTAGTTACAGAAGATCAAGCGGAAAAAATGAAAGATTTAGGTAGAGTTAACTAA
- the prmC gene encoding peptide chain release factor N(5)-glutamine methyltransferase, translating into MLLKDLLIEGYGILKKESIDSYQIDTQLLLGKILKKDRLFILTNPDYHIKEEEKKKYFQLIDLRKNKMPMKYILGTTEFMGLDFNIKEGVLIPRPDTEILVETVLEEIKNKNYKQICDVCCGSGIIGITIGYTLNNTEIICYDIEDVPYNTTKENILKHNLQDRIKVLKSDLLTEAIKGKRKFDIIVSNPPYIREDVIETLMDDVKKYEPFEALCGGKDGLFFYEGIIKQSLEVLNDGGTIAFEIGYDQKIQVSHILHEYGFKDILCIKDLAGKDRVIKARKY; encoded by the coding sequence TTGTTATTAAAAGATTTGCTGATAGAAGGATATGGTATTTTAAAAAAAGAATCTATAGATAGCTATCAAATAGATACTCAACTTTTATTAGGGAAAATATTAAAAAAAGATAGATTGTTTATTTTGACTAATCCTGATTACCATATAAAAGAGGAAGAGAAAAAAAAATATTTTCAATTAATAGACCTTAGAAAAAATAAAATGCCTATGAAATATATATTAGGTACAACTGAATTTATGGGACTAGATTTTAATATAAAAGAGGGAGTATTAATACCAAGACCAGATACAGAAATATTAGTAGAAACGGTTTTGGAGGAAATAAAAAATAAAAATTATAAGCAAATTTGTGATGTTTGTTGTGGCAGTGGTATTATAGGAATTACTATAGGATATACTTTAAATAATACAGAAATAATTTGCTATGATATAGAAGATGTGCCATACAATACTACTAAAGAAAATATACTTAAACATAATCTTCAAGATAGAATTAAAGTTTTAAAAAGTGATTTACTTACAGAAGCAATAAAAGGAAAAAGAAAGTTTGATATTATAGTGTCTAACCCACCATATATAAGGGAAGATGTTATTGAAACACTTATGGATGATGTTAAAAAATATGAACCCTTTGAAGCTTTGTGTGGTGGAAAAGATGGATTGTTTTTTTATGAGGGGATAATAAAGCAAAGTTTAGAAGTGCTAAATGATGGGGGAACCATAGCTTTTGAAATAGGTTATGATCAAAAAATACAGGTTTCTCACATTTTACATGAGTATGGTTTTAAGGATATATTATGTATAAAAGACTTAGCAGGAAAAGACAGAGTTATAAAAGCTAGAAAGTATTAA